In a single window of the Paenibacillus sp. MMS20-IR301 genome:
- a CDS encoding DL-endopeptidase inhibitor IseA family protein codes for MGKKWLLGTLVLSLGLVSAGSGALAASPSAGLEGFKTVAVSAPGKEGPATINNLTEKSIIPLMIHAKAIYTYASRGGNTFNPELFHYNTVEYRYLSGDLGTKQQLMNYVKRAYTHNAAAFYTQTLFLEYNGRMGQPNVDLGNTLDYSRATARMVSKDALTAVFELSVPPSGTTGVNENVVVKLKKVNGYWRIDVSPDTVF; via the coding sequence ATGGGTAAAAAGTGGCTACTTGGTACATTGGTACTTTCACTGGGACTGGTCTCTGCAGGCAGTGGGGCACTCGCGGCTTCACCATCAGCAGGTTTAGAGGGATTTAAGACGGTGGCTGTCTCGGCACCGGGTAAGGAAGGACCGGCAACCATCAATAATTTGACGGAGAAAAGTATTATTCCGCTCATGATTCATGCGAAGGCAATCTATACGTATGCGAGCCGGGGCGGCAATACCTTTAATCCGGAGCTGTTTCACTATAATACGGTGGAATACCGTTATCTTTCGGGCGATTTGGGGACGAAGCAGCAGCTGATGAATTATGTGAAAAGAGCCTACACCCATAATGCGGCAGCTTTTTATACACAAACACTGTTTCTGGAGTATAACGGAAGAATGGGGCAGCCCAATGTAGATCTGGGCAACACACTGGATTACAGCAGGGCTACTGCCCGGATGGTATCCAAAGACGCATTAACTGCAGTCTTCGAGCTGAGTGTGCCGCCGAGTGGAACAACCGGAGTGAATGAAAACGTAGTGGTGAAGCTGAAGAAGGTGAACGGTTACTGGAGAATTGATGTATCGCCGGATACAGTGTTCTAA
- a CDS encoding CBS domain-containing protein has product MTITSTAGLSAILRQAPAISPSLTCREALRVQFQHPESKCIVVRSSSNEPVGLIMCERFFLKATGRMGIDQFYNEPVSKLMNRSPLTADISASPESLWAEAMQRPEAMRQDCIIVTDNGRIAGILHPAELLR; this is encoded by the coding sequence ATGACTATAACATCAACAGCCGGCCTGTCAGCCATCCTCCGCCAGGCTCCGGCCATTTCACCTTCGCTAACCTGCCGTGAAGCTCTGCGTGTACAATTCCAGCATCCGGAATCCAAATGCATCGTTGTCCGCAGCAGCAGCAATGAACCTGTAGGACTGATCATGTGCGAGCGCTTTTTCCTCAAGGCAACCGGACGGATGGGTATCGACCAGTTCTACAATGAACCGGTATCGAAGCTGATGAACCGCAGTCCGCTGACAGCGGACATCTCCGCTTCTCCCGAATCATTATGGGCCGAAGCCATGCAGCGCCCGGAAGCGATGAGACAGGACTGCATTATCGTAACAGATAACGGCCGGATTGCCGGCATTCTCCACCCTGCGGAACTGCTGCGCTAA
- a CDS encoding VanW family protein — MKKIHAVLILGLGLILAGSLAAGGLHLYGTQRTLPKGTVISGWDIGGLDIAAVQTELDTRLQALETIPLSLKTENNTELSLTLQQAGVTYEAEAFSQALKTLTEGSLLERVQARRSWSADWTIGIHLELTELKHKLSPAWERETFGVPADAVRRITEDDRIVYTPGTNSYEVDWQALELALRAALPAGIGGTGNPQKMRISLDVPLTVKAPDITLQSLKDQGIARKITQFSTFLGSSGPGRSYNVEAAAKAVNGTILPPDAIFDYGKAIQKAQAEYGFREAPVIVNGKLQPGTGGGICQVSSTLYNAALRSGLEIVERRNHSLPVSYLPKGQDATFAEGYINFRFRNNTGKYLIIKAEVKGRTLTVKLFGTFPENVTFGLESRTVEVLNPTDKYVSDASLPRGGTRIVQAGKTGYIVETYITRYVDGKAAERKKLSRDVYYAQKRVIAISRGGMSKSTIPEASGKQLVEDGVKGE, encoded by the coding sequence ATGAAAAAAATACACGCCGTCCTCATCCTGGGACTCGGCCTGATTCTGGCCGGCTCGCTTGCCGCCGGAGGACTTCATCTATATGGCACCCAGCGCACCCTGCCCAAAGGGACCGTTATCTCCGGATGGGACATCGGGGGTTTGGACATCGCCGCAGTACAAACTGAGCTGGATACCAGGCTTCAGGCTCTTGAGACTATTCCGCTCTCGCTGAAGACAGAGAACAATACTGAGCTGAGCCTTACGCTGCAGCAGGCCGGTGTTACCTACGAGGCAGAAGCTTTCAGTCAGGCACTGAAGACGCTGACCGAAGGATCACTGCTGGAGCGGGTCCAGGCCCGGCGCAGCTGGTCCGCGGACTGGACCATTGGAATCCATCTGGAACTTACGGAACTGAAGCACAAGCTTAGTCCGGCTTGGGAGAGAGAGACCTTCGGCGTTCCTGCTGATGCGGTGCGGAGAATTACAGAGGATGACCGTATAGTGTACACACCCGGAACCAACTCCTACGAAGTAGACTGGCAGGCTCTGGAGCTTGCCCTGCGTGCAGCCCTGCCCGCCGGCATTGGCGGTACAGGAAACCCGCAAAAGATGCGGATCAGCCTGGACGTCCCGTTAACGGTCAAAGCGCCGGACATCACGCTGCAGTCGCTGAAGGATCAGGGTATTGCGCGGAAGATTACCCAGTTCAGCACATTCTTAGGGTCCAGCGGACCCGGACGCAGCTACAATGTGGAGGCCGCAGCCAAAGCGGTGAATGGAACCATTCTGCCGCCGGACGCTATCTTCGACTACGGGAAAGCCATCCAGAAAGCCCAGGCGGAATATGGCTTCCGTGAAGCACCGGTCATTGTAAACGGTAAGCTGCAGCCCGGTACAGGCGGAGGCATCTGCCAGGTCTCAAGCACCCTGTACAATGCCGCGCTGCGCTCCGGGCTTGAGATTGTGGAACGGCGCAACCACTCGCTTCCGGTCAGCTATCTGCCCAAAGGGCAGGATGCCACATTTGCCGAAGGGTATATCAATTTCCGCTTCCGCAACAATACCGGCAAGTATTTGATTATAAAAGCTGAAGTCAAAGGGCGCACCCTGACGGTTAAGCTGTTCGGCACCTTTCCGGAGAATGTCACTTTCGGTCTGGAATCACGGACGGTAGAGGTGTTGAACCCGACCGACAAATACGTGAGCGATGCCTCGCTTCCCCGGGGCGGAACAAGGATAGTTCAGGCTGGTAAAACCGGTTATATCGTCGAGACCTATATTACCCGTTATGTTGACGGCAAGGCTGCCGAGAGGAAGAAGCTCTCCCGCGATGTGTATTACGCCCAGAAACGGGTCATTGCCATCAGCCGCGGCGGCATGAGTAAATCAACAATTCCGGAAGCTTCAGGCAAACAGCTGGTCGAGGACGGCGTAAAGGGTGAATAA
- the ftsE gene encoding cell division ATP-binding protein FtsE encodes MIEMQDVWKTYPNGTHALQGISVKIDRNEFVYVVGPSGAGKSTFMKLIYREETPTKGQISVGGFNIGKLKPRKIPYVRRNIGVVFQDFRLLPKMTAYENVAFAMEVIEAPKKIIKKRVNEVLDLVGLRSKAGREPSQLSGGEQQRIAIARAIVNNPSVIIADEPTGNLDPETSWGIMQLLDEINFRGTTIVMATHNRDIVNKMRKRVLAIENGNIVRDQLRGEYGYEF; translated from the coding sequence ATGATAGAAATGCAGGATGTATGGAAGACCTATCCTAACGGAACCCATGCACTACAAGGAATATCTGTCAAAATCGACCGAAATGAGTTCGTTTATGTCGTCGGACCGTCCGGCGCAGGTAAATCAACGTTTATGAAATTAATTTATAGAGAAGAAACACCGACCAAAGGGCAGATTTCCGTAGGCGGTTTCAATATAGGCAAGCTGAAGCCCCGCAAAATTCCATATGTCCGCCGCAACATCGGCGTAGTGTTTCAGGATTTCCGGCTGCTGCCGAAGATGACAGCGTATGAGAATGTGGCTTTTGCGATGGAGGTCATTGAGGCGCCGAAGAAGATCATCAAGAAGCGGGTGAACGAGGTGCTCGATCTAGTGGGTCTGCGCAGCAAAGCCGGCCGTGAGCCCTCACAGCTCTCCGGGGGAGAGCAGCAGCGGATTGCCATCGCCAGAGCGATTGTGAACAATCCTTCCGTCATTATTGCGGACGAGCCTACCGGCAACCTGGACCCCGAAACCTCATGGGGCATTATGCAGCTGCTGGATGAGATTAATTTCCGCGGAACTACCATTGTTATGGCTACCCACAACCGGGATATCGTCAACAAAATGCGCAAACGGGTGCTGGCCATCGAGAACGGCAATATTGTCAGAGACCAATTGAGAGGGGAATACGGTTATGAGTTTTAA
- the ftsX gene encoding permease-like cell division protein FtsX encodes MSFKTFLRHMREGFKNVFRNGWMSVASITSIVVSLFVLGVFILLVLNVNEVADKADSQVQINVHLTLNTDQKMRETLENEIGSMPEVSKVEFISKEQGLKEFREDLGPDAADLLEGFDEDNNPLPDKLLVEVIEPTTVSFVAEKIEALNEAHKEQPIYKVKYGEGSVETLFKVTRAVRNIGFIFVAGLALMSMFLISNTIRVTILARRKEIGIMKLVGATNYFIRWPFFVEGALIGLIGSLVTSGLLYAGYSSLEASVQGDPMLGLRLIPFEDIWLLLCGLLVGLGVLIGVWGSTVSIRKFLKV; translated from the coding sequence ATGAGTTTTAAAACCTTCTTGCGGCACATGCGGGAAGGCTTCAAAAACGTATTCCGTAACGGCTGGATGTCGGTGGCTTCCATCACCTCCATCGTTGTGTCTCTTTTCGTACTCGGAGTGTTCATCCTGCTGGTGCTCAATGTGAATGAAGTAGCGGACAAAGCAGACAGCCAGGTACAGATCAATGTACACCTGACGCTGAATACCGACCAGAAGATGCGGGAGACGCTGGAAAACGAAATCGGCAGCATGCCGGAAGTCAGCAAGGTGGAGTTCATCTCCAAAGAACAGGGACTCAAGGAATTCCGTGAGGATTTGGGGCCGGATGCGGCCGATCTTCTTGAAGGCTTCGATGAAGATAACAATCCGCTGCCGGACAAGCTGCTTGTCGAGGTAATTGAGCCGACAACCGTATCGTTCGTGGCAGAGAAGATAGAGGCGCTGAATGAAGCGCATAAAGAGCAGCCGATTTACAAAGTGAAATATGGTGAAGGCTCTGTGGAGACCTTGTTCAAGGTGACCCGGGCTGTACGCAACATCGGGTTTATTTTCGTAGCGGGACTGGCGCTGATGTCGATGTTCCTGATTTCGAATACGATCCGGGTAACGATTCTGGCCCGCCGTAAGGAAATCGGCATTATGAAGCTGGTGGGAGCAACTAACTATTTTATCCGCTGGCCGTTTTTTGTTGAAGGTGCATTGATCGGGCTGATCGGTTCGCTGGTCACCTCCGGGTTGCTCTACGCCGGTTACAGCAGTCTGGAAGCTTCCGTACAGGGAGATCCGATGCTTGGGCTGCGGCTGATTCCGTTCGAGGATATCTGGCTGCTGCTGTGCGGCTTGCTGGTCGGCCTGGGCGTGCTGATTGGCGTGTGGGGCAGTACGGTGTCGATCCGGAAGTTCTTGAAGGTATAG
- a CDS encoding peptidoglycan DD-metalloendopeptidase family protein — protein MKKIAAGIAVTLLAVTMFGPSDGYAKKTSVAEIDKQLKQLQQEVQAAKAAQEKAASRNQEAQHYKNKTTLNLEYVLEQIEQVKGEMTTISGKIASTEESLVVTTSELDDAEARVASREKLLESRVRLMYTDGAVSYLDVLLSSTSFSDFLDRADSLKMIVDQDQDLLVQHKLDKETVIAKKQELEGQYAQAKQLYTDLESQRSVLKEKEAEKQELIAYYDEEIQEAEVISEEQNAKLVQLASDRSALEEQKDKLKAEEAARRAAAAKAEAARRAAAAAKAAKAASSSRSSVASSAEYAGGNGPFLLPVGSARISSPYGIRTHPVTGEVGKMHTGVDFAVPQGTNIHAADAGTVLVAEWWSGYGYCVIVDHGGGVWTLYGHIREGGILVKPGDRVARGQTIAESGATGRVTGPHLHFEVRIDGKTVDPMPYL, from the coding sequence TTGAAGAAGATTGCTGCCGGAATAGCCGTAACGTTGCTGGCTGTCACAATGTTCGGGCCCTCTGACGGATATGCCAAGAAAACAAGTGTTGCCGAGATTGACAAGCAGCTGAAGCAGCTGCAGCAGGAGGTCCAGGCGGCCAAGGCTGCACAGGAGAAGGCGGCTTCCCGCAATCAGGAGGCTCAGCACTATAAGAATAAGACTACGCTTAACCTCGAGTATGTTCTGGAGCAGATTGAACAGGTGAAGGGTGAAATGACGACCATATCCGGTAAAATCGCCAGCACGGAAGAGTCGCTGGTCGTGACAACGAGCGAGCTGGATGATGCGGAGGCCCGCGTGGCTTCCCGTGAAAAGCTGCTGGAATCCCGTGTCCGCCTGATGTACACGGATGGAGCTGTGTCCTATCTGGATGTGCTGCTGTCTTCGACCAGCTTCTCCGATTTCCTGGACCGGGCGGACTCCCTGAAGATGATCGTCGATCAGGACCAGGATCTGCTCGTGCAGCATAAGCTGGACAAGGAGACCGTTATCGCGAAGAAGCAGGAGCTGGAAGGGCAATATGCCCAGGCCAAGCAGCTTTATACGGATCTGGAATCCCAGCGCAGTGTGCTGAAGGAGAAGGAAGCCGAGAAGCAGGAGCTTATTGCCTATTACGATGAGGAAATTCAGGAAGCCGAAGTGATTTCGGAAGAGCAGAATGCCAAGCTGGTCCAGCTGGCCAGTGACCGCTCCGCTCTGGAAGAGCAGAAGGACAAGCTTAAGGCCGAGGAGGCAGCGCGCAGAGCAGCAGCAGCCAAAGCGGAAGCGGCGCGCAGGGCAGCAGCAGCGGCCAAGGCGGCCAAAGCTGCGAGCAGCAGCAGAAGCTCCGTAGCGAGTTCGGCGGAATATGCCGGCGGGAACGGGCCGTTCCTGCTGCCGGTAGGCTCGGCACGCATCTCTTCCCCCTACGGTATACGTACACATCCGGTTACCGGTGAGGTAGGCAAAATGCATACCGGTGTCGACTTCGCAGTTCCCCAGGGGACGAATATTCACGCCGCGGATGCTGGTACAGTACTCGTAGCGGAATGGTGGAGCGGTTACGGCTACTGTGTAATTGTTGACCATGGCGGCGGGGTATGGACGCTGTACGGGCATATCCGTGAAGGCGGCATTCTGGTGAAGCCGGGTGACCGGGTGGCACGCGGACAGACCATTGCGGAATCCGGTGCAACCGGACGGGTAACCGGCCCGCATCTGCACTTCGAAGTGCGGATTGACGGCAAGACCGTAGATCCGATGCCGTATCTGTAG
- a CDS encoding S41 family peptidase translates to MLKKSTAAFMIVAALLCGSLLTLGVTGYTHVSGQAAGEGLVAALQPTGLQDKESKKLGTALSLIESNYYETVDREKLIDGAVNGMMEALGDPYSNYMGKETAERFEESIEGSFSGIGAEVSSDNGKVVVVSPIKGSPAEKAGIQAKDIILSVNGESLEGLDLNDAVAKIRGPKGSEAKLKIQRTGTAEPLEFAITRDDVRLETVYATMEKDSIGVIEVTQFSQNTADRFKEELTKLEAQGMKGLVLDVRNDPGGVLPIVIEMAEQFVPAGKAIVQVEDKNKKREVSTSNGSSKKYPVVVLMNKGSASASEILAGALQQSAGAKLIGENSFGKGTVQTSFEKQLGDGSLLKITIAKWLTPDGTWIHGKGIKPDIAVAQPDYFSVAPINKSVTLQYNMNSSDVKSAQTMLEGLGYKPGRKDGYFDAATKEAVKKFQSASKLQATGAIDAKTAEALELALIKVIQDPAHDNQRNKGIEEVRKEIKAAASNK, encoded by the coding sequence ATGTTAAAGAAGAGTACTGCGGCGTTTATGATCGTCGCCGCGCTGCTATGCGGCAGCCTGCTGACCCTCGGCGTAACCGGCTATACGCATGTATCCGGACAAGCTGCAGGTGAAGGGCTGGTAGCAGCTCTGCAGCCGACCGGACTGCAAGATAAGGAATCCAAGAAGCTCGGGACTGCACTCAGCCTGATTGAGAGCAATTATTACGAGACGGTAGACCGGGAGAAGCTGATTGACGGGGCTGTTAACGGTATGATGGAAGCACTGGGCGATCCTTATTCCAACTATATGGGCAAGGAAACTGCAGAGCGGTTTGAAGAGAGTATTGAGGGCTCCTTCTCAGGAATTGGTGCTGAGGTCTCCTCGGACAACGGTAAGGTAGTTGTAGTATCTCCGATCAAAGGCTCCCCGGCTGAGAAGGCCGGCATTCAGGCCAAGGATATTATTCTCTCCGTGAACGGTGAATCGCTGGAAGGGCTGGATCTGAATGATGCGGTGGCCAAAATCCGCGGCCCTAAGGGAAGCGAGGCCAAGCTGAAGATTCAGCGTACCGGCACAGCGGAGCCGCTTGAATTTGCCATCACCCGTGATGATGTGAGACTGGAGACGGTCTACGCTACGATGGAGAAGGACAGCATCGGCGTGATTGAGGTTACACAATTCTCGCAGAATACAGCGGACCGGTTCAAGGAAGAGCTGACTAAGCTGGAAGCACAGGGTATGAAGGGGCTTGTGCTTGATGTCCGCAACGACCCGGGCGGCGTGCTGCCGATTGTCATTGAGATGGCTGAGCAGTTCGTACCAGCCGGCAAGGCTATCGTGCAGGTGGAAGACAAGAACAAAAAGCGTGAGGTCAGCACCTCTAACGGATCGAGCAAAAAGTATCCGGTAGTTGTTCTGATGAACAAGGGCAGCGCGAGTGCCTCGGAAATTCTGGCCGGCGCCCTGCAGCAATCTGCCGGAGCCAAGCTGATCGGTGAGAATTCATTCGGTAAAGGTACCGTGCAGACCAGCTTCGAAAAGCAGCTCGGTGACGGAAGCCTGCTGAAGATAACGATTGCGAAATGGCTGACACCGGACGGCACCTGGATTCACGGCAAGGGCATTAAGCCGGATATTGCGGTAGCCCAGCCGGATTACTTCTCGGTGGCACCGATTAATAAAAGCGTAACGCTGCAGTACAACATGAACAGCTCGGATGTGAAGAGTGCGCAGACGATGCTGGAGGGTCTGGGCTACAAGCCGGGCCGCAAGGACGGGTATTTCGATGCCGCAACGAAGGAAGCGGTCAAGAAATTCCAAAGCGCCTCCAAGCTGCAGGCAACCGGCGCCATTGACGCCAAGACTGCTGAAGCGCTGGAGCTGGCACTGATCAAGGTGATTCAGGATCCGGCCCATGACAACCAGCGCAATAAGGGAATCGAAGAAGTCCGGAAGGAAATTAAGGCTGCAGCGTCGAACAAGTAA
- a CDS encoding PDZ domain-containing protein, which produces MEVLPELLTSWGTAVVHLLTQPYYYIALIFIALYYRRQVALERKLIHVKLHSWGRETWRTVWTGALMGLVVSLAAVALGISLSYPAVACIWVVSLVLMLFRVRYLCFAYSIGLLGIIQFVLSFFPDTLQSGAAGEIAGALRGLDIPALLALAALLHVAEALLARWQGAGLATPLFLAGKRGKVVGGYQLQAFWPLPLFVLIPPGAGISELPWHPLLGGALGLVSLPVIIGFSEMTQGMLPGRKAARTFGRLLIYSAVLLGLSLLADRWSPLTVVAALTAVLLHEGLSWYSALEERSLSPIFVHPPAGRKVLAVLQGSPAQELGILPGEILLKVNGVLLTSAAQLHEALRMNPAFCKLEVQNREGESKYLQRPIYAGDHYQLGIILVPDPDERVTAAAKPSSIFSIIGMQTGTRERGLPPERLGRAKKALPAPAESKQESAGS; this is translated from the coding sequence TTGGAAGTATTGCCGGAACTGCTTACCAGTTGGGGCACAGCAGTTGTCCATCTGCTGACTCAGCCCTATTATTATATTGCACTTATATTTATTGCCTTGTATTACCGCAGACAGGTAGCGCTGGAACGGAAGCTCATTCATGTAAAGCTGCACAGCTGGGGCCGGGAAACGTGGCGGACTGTATGGACAGGCGCCCTGATGGGACTCGTAGTCTCCCTCGCCGCTGTGGCGCTGGGGATTTCTCTGTCTTACCCTGCAGTAGCCTGCATCTGGGTTGTCAGTCTGGTATTGATGCTGTTTCGTGTGCGTTATTTATGCTTTGCCTATTCCATCGGCTTGCTCGGAATTATTCAATTCGTACTCTCGTTCTTCCCGGATACTCTGCAGAGCGGAGCAGCAGGTGAGATTGCCGGGGCGCTCCGCGGGCTGGACATTCCGGCACTGCTGGCGCTTGCGGCGCTGCTGCATGTGGCCGAAGCGCTGCTGGCGCGCTGGCAGGGGGCGGGGCTTGCGACGCCGCTGTTCCTGGCCGGCAAGCGCGGCAAGGTGGTTGGCGGCTATCAGCTGCAGGCCTTCTGGCCGCTGCCGCTGTTCGTGCTGATTCCCCCCGGAGCGGGAATCAGTGAGCTGCCCTGGCATCCGCTGCTCGGCGGAGCCTTAGGGCTGGTGTCCCTGCCGGTCATCATCGGCTTCAGCGAGATGACCCAGGGCATGCTGCCCGGACGCAAGGCGGCCCGCACGTTCGGACGGCTGCTGATCTATAGCGCCGTCCTGCTCGGGCTAAGCCTGCTTGCGGACCGCTGGAGCCCGCTGACTGTGGTCGCGGCGCTCACCGCTGTTCTGCTGCACGAAGGGCTTAGCTGGTACAGCGCTCTGGAGGAGCGCAGCCTTAGCCCCATCTTCGTGCATCCCCCGGCCGGCCGCAAGGTGCTGGCCGTGCTGCAGGGCAGCCCCGCGCAGGAGCTGGGCATCCTGCCCGGCGAGATCCTGCTGAAGGTCAACGGGGTCCTGTTGACCAGCGCGGCGCAGCTGCATGAGGCGCTGCGCATGAACCCGGCGTTCTGCAAGCTGGAGGTGCAGAACCGCGAAGGCGAGAGCAAGTACCTGCAGCGTCCGATCTACGCCGGCGACCACTACCAGCTCGGCATCATTCTGGTGCCGGACCCCGATGAGCGGGTCACTGCTGCGGCCAAGCCGTCCAGCATCTTCAGCATCATCGGGATGCAGACAGGCACCCGGGAGCGCGGGCTGCCGCCTGAGCGGCTGGGCCGGGCGAAGAAGGCCTTGCCTGCACCTGCAGAGTCCAAGCAGGAATCGGCCGGGAGCTGA
- a CDS encoding response regulator transcription factor, which produces MIKVMIVDDDSFIRESLKVLIGLDAEIEVTGAAGDGREALTLLKSLGGGADVVLMDIRMPGCDGVEGTRLIKEAYPHISVLMLTTFDDDEYIIEALRGGASGYLLKNIPPDRIIQGIKTVYEGNMLIHPDIARKLAGLLQPSHRMEQTPTAQLLEDFGLTKAELAIVSSIAEGLTNKEIAGKLFLSEGTVKNYITDILSKLGLRDRTQIAILYLKSQQGMR; this is translated from the coding sequence ATGATAAAAGTTATGATCGTAGATGATGACTCCTTCATCCGTGAGAGCCTGAAGGTACTGATCGGGCTGGACGCGGAGATTGAGGTTACTGGGGCGGCAGGAGATGGCCGCGAAGCACTTACGCTGCTAAAATCACTGGGCGGCGGAGCAGACGTGGTGCTGATGGACATCCGTATGCCCGGCTGTGATGGTGTAGAAGGCACACGCTTAATCAAGGAGGCTTATCCGCATATATCGGTTCTGATGCTGACCACCTTCGACGATGATGAATACATAATTGAAGCGCTGCGGGGCGGGGCCAGCGGTTATCTGCTGAAGAATATCCCGCCGGACCGGATTATTCAGGGCATCAAAACCGTGTACGAGGGCAATATGCTCATCCATCCCGATATCGCCCGCAAGCTGGCCGGCCTCCTCCAGCCCTCCCACCGGATGGAGCAGACTCCTACTGCCCAATTATTGGAAGACTTTGGGCTGACTAAGGCAGAGCTGGCCATAGTGTCCTCTATTGCAGAGGGGCTTACCAACAAGGAAATCGCCGGCAAGCTGTTCTTAAGCGAAGGCACAGTCAAAAATTATATCACCGATATCCTCAGCAAGCTCGGCCTGCGCGACCGCACGCAGATTGCCATCCTCTACTTGAAGAGTCAACAGGGGATGAGGTAG
- a CDS encoding histidine kinase, with amino-acid sequence MTRELNLLRYVLIIIPAVIAIYVYEYADYDMFTLYFLLLLLLATLGSKIPPRFAIVPGALELLYTVWLCQQYGALMMFPAISAMLCYSRLQQKHTAAALFSLHLVVLNIALSGSSAATIAISNLTFLLSAALIVQLLRAGRGRTDTLFLYDELRRKHFELEEARARLLQFTAQVESAAQAEERVRIARQLHDDIGHRLIRVKMMTEAVIHTLPAAPEAGMGMLEQIRDQLAGSMDDMRAALKRIHYAPQLEGAYALDRLLEEVGRDTGIATNYKVQGIPFPLYPSIQIVLYNNAREAITNALRHGKADSVWISLSYLEYEVRMEAGNNGRLPGEESLLRLENGGGMGLKGMGERTALLGGTLELNPEPQFTVITRLPVYRQRESLEV; translated from the coding sequence TTGACAAGGGAACTGAATCTGCTGCGGTATGTCCTTATTATCATTCCTGCGGTTATTGCCATCTACGTCTATGAATATGCCGATTATGATATGTTCACACTCTACTTCCTGCTGCTCCTGCTGCTTGCTACCCTTGGTTCCAAGATACCTCCCAGGTTTGCTATTGTTCCTGGAGCCTTGGAACTGCTGTACACGGTTTGGCTGTGCCAGCAGTATGGTGCTTTGATGATGTTTCCGGCCATTTCGGCAATGCTCTGCTACTCCCGGCTTCAGCAGAAGCATACGGCTGCCGCCTTGTTCAGTCTTCACCTGGTTGTGCTGAATATTGCCCTCAGCGGTTCATCTGCAGCCACGATAGCAATAAGCAATCTTACCTTCCTGCTGTCCGCCGCACTCATCGTCCAACTGCTCCGAGCCGGCCGCGGCCGCACAGATACACTGTTCCTCTACGATGAGCTGCGCAGAAAGCATTTCGAGCTGGAAGAAGCCCGCGCCCGCCTGCTTCAGTTCACTGCCCAGGTCGAATCCGCCGCACAGGCAGAGGAACGGGTGCGGATTGCCCGCCAGCTGCATGATGATATCGGCCACCGGCTGATCCGTGTGAAGATGATGACGGAAGCGGTCATCCATACCTTGCCGGCTGCTCCCGAAGCGGGCATGGGTATGCTGGAGCAGATCCGCGATCAGCTCGCCGGCAGCATGGATGATATGCGGGCCGCACTGAAGCGGATTCATTATGCCCCGCAGCTCGAAGGCGCCTATGCGCTCGACCGGCTGCTGGAGGAGGTGGGCCGGGATACCGGTATTGCCACCAATTATAAGGTTCAGGGGATTCCCTTCCCTCTATATCCGAGCATTCAAATCGTGCTCTACAATAATGCCCGGGAAGCTATAACCAATGCACTCCGGCATGGCAAAGCCGATTCGGTCTGGATTTCCTTATCCTACCTGGAGTATGAAGTCAGAATGGAGGCCGGAAATAACGGCAGGCTGCCCGGCGAAGAATCGCTCCTGCGGCTGGAGAACGGCGGAGGGATGGGACTGAAGGGTATGGGTGAGCGCACCGCTTTGCTTGGCGGGACGCTTGAGCTGAATCCGGAGCCGCAATTCACGGTCATCACCCGGCTGCCTGTCTACAGGCAGCGGGAGAGTTTAGAAGTATAG